One genomic segment of Mycolicibacterium chubuense NBB4 includes these proteins:
- a CDS encoding MFS transporter, protein MHGSDVAPASAFGSTTTNRRIAISAGSLAVVLGALDTYVVVTIMTDIMRDVGIGVNQIQRVTPIITGYLLGYIAAMPLLGRASDRFGRKLLIQASLAGFAVGSVITALSSDLDVLVVGRVVQGTASGALLPVTLALAADLWGARNRAAVLGGVGAAQELGSVLGPVYGITLVWLFTHWQAVFWVNVPLALIAMVMIHFSLPSRQATEEPQKVDVAGGLLLAVALGLAVVGLYNPKPNGKEVLPSWGVPVLIAAAVAAVAFFVWEKFARTRLLDPAGVRFRPFLAALGASLTAGAALMVTLVNVELFGQGVLGQDQNHAAFLLLRFLIALPIGALLGGWLATRVGDRIVAFAGLLIAAGGYLLISKWPVDLLAARHDLGLFTLPTLDTDLAVTGLGLGLVIGPLTSATLRVVPSAQHGIASAAVVVARMIGMLIGIAALSAWGLYRFNQHLASLPESTGGNTLAARLAAEAHRVREAYVLQYAEIFTITAIVCVVGAVLGLFISARNDHADDPEQPAPEPQQRSRPRPIS, encoded by the coding sequence ATGCACGGGTCGGACGTGGCCCCGGCGTCGGCCTTCGGGTCGACGACGACCAACCGCCGGATCGCGATCAGCGCGGGCAGCCTCGCGGTGGTGCTCGGCGCGCTGGACACCTACGTCGTCGTCACGATCATGACCGACATCATGCGTGACGTCGGCATCGGCGTGAACCAGATACAGCGCGTCACGCCGATCATCACCGGATACCTGCTGGGTTACATCGCGGCGATGCCGCTGCTGGGCCGGGCCTCCGACCGGTTCGGTCGCAAGCTGCTGATCCAGGCCAGCCTCGCGGGATTCGCCGTCGGGTCGGTCATCACAGCGCTGTCGAGCGACCTCGACGTCCTGGTCGTCGGCCGGGTCGTGCAGGGCACCGCCAGCGGCGCCCTGCTGCCGGTCACCCTCGCGCTGGCCGCCGACCTGTGGGGCGCCCGCAACCGCGCGGCGGTGCTGGGGGGCGTCGGCGCTGCCCAGGAGCTGGGCAGCGTCCTGGGCCCGGTGTACGGCATCACCCTGGTGTGGTTGTTCACGCACTGGCAGGCGGTGTTCTGGGTCAACGTGCCACTGGCCCTGATCGCGATGGTGATGATCCACTTCAGCCTGCCCAGCCGGCAGGCGACCGAAGAGCCGCAGAAGGTCGACGTCGCCGGCGGGCTGCTGCTGGCCGTCGCTCTCGGTCTGGCCGTGGTGGGGTTGTACAACCCGAAACCCAACGGCAAGGAGGTGCTCCCGAGCTGGGGTGTGCCGGTGTTGATCGCCGCGGCGGTGGCCGCCGTCGCGTTCTTCGTGTGGGAGAAGTTCGCCCGCACCCGGCTCCTCGACCCCGCGGGCGTGCGTTTCCGGCCGTTCCTGGCGGCCCTGGGCGCCTCGCTGACGGCCGGCGCCGCGCTGATGGTGACGCTGGTCAATGTCGAGCTGTTCGGTCAGGGCGTGCTGGGTCAGGACCAGAACCACGCGGCCTTCCTGCTGTTGCGCTTCCTGATCGCGCTGCCGATCGGCGCGCTGCTCGGCGGCTGGCTGGCCACCCGCGTCGGCGACCGCATCGTGGCATTCGCCGGCCTGCTCATCGCGGCCGGCGGTTACCTGCTGATCTCGAAGTGGCCGGTCGACCTACTGGCCGCCCGCCACGACCTGGGCCTGTTCACGCTGCCCACGCTGGACACCGACCTGGCCGTCACGGGCCTGGGCCTCGGCCTGGTCATCGGCCCGCTGACCTCGGCGACGCTTCGGGTGGTGCCGTCAGCCCAGCACGGCATCGCGTCGGCAGCGGTCGTCGTCGCCCGCATGATCGGGATGCTCATCGGTATCGCGGCGCTCTCAGCGTGGGGCCTGTACCGGTTCAACCAGCACCTCGCCAGCCTGCCCGAGAGTACGGGGGGCAACACCCTGGCCGCCCGGCTGGCGGCCGAAGCGCACCGCGTCCGCGAGGCCTATGTGCTGCAGTACGCGGAGATCTTCACGATCACCGCGATCGTGTGTGTGGTCGGCGCGGTGCTCGGCCTGTTCATCAGCGCCCGGAACGACCACGCCGACGATCCGGAGCAGCCCGCGCCGGAGCCTCAGCAGCGTTCGAGGCCGCGGCCCATCAGCTGA
- a CDS encoding LemA family protein, with protein MVSFVLVVVLVVAVLVLVGFVTGYNKIRSADVRVAEALSGIDVELTRRASLIPSLVHTVQTFAAHEKGILDHVADARAALTSATGSNSVAQRSAAERQLDAALTPLLALGQTYPQLNSSNNFLDLQRNLSDTEDKLAFARQYYNDAVATLNRLLTTMPWMFVAPLTKVDEKEYYQTPR; from the coding sequence GTGGTGAGCTTCGTGCTGGTCGTCGTGCTTGTGGTGGCGGTGCTCGTGCTGGTCGGATTCGTCACCGGCTACAACAAGATCCGGTCCGCCGACGTCCGGGTCGCCGAGGCCCTGTCGGGTATCGACGTGGAGCTGACCCGCCGGGCGTCGCTGATCCCCAGCCTGGTGCACACGGTGCAGACCTTCGCCGCGCACGAGAAGGGGATCCTCGATCACGTCGCCGACGCCCGCGCAGCGCTGACGTCGGCCACCGGCAGCAACTCGGTGGCACAGCGCAGCGCGGCCGAACGCCAACTCGACGCGGCGCTGACGCCACTGCTGGCGCTCGGGCAGACCTACCCGCAGCTGAACTCGTCGAACAACTTCCTCGACCTGCAGCGCAACCTCTCCGACACCGAGGACAAGCTGGCCTTCGCCCGGCAGTACTACAACGACGCGGTCGCCACGCTGAACCGGTTGCTCACCACGATGCCGTGGATGTTCGTCGCGCCGCTGACGAAGGTCGACGAGAAGGAGTACTACCAGACGCCGCGCTGA
- a CDS encoding 16S rRNA m5C967 methyltransferase, translating to MTRPARKRPTRRTPLDPARRAAFDVLRAVSEQDAYANLALPAILRDRQITGRDAAFATELTYGTCRTRGLLDAVIAAAAGRPVDRIDPVLLDLLRLGSYQLLRTRVDDHAAVSTTVEQAGIEFDTARAGFVNGVLRTISRREADDWIAELAPPRVSDPVGHLAFVHAHPRWIAQAFADALGARANELSALLDSDNARPEVHLAARPGVLSAVDLAGQVGGTVGRYSPYAVYLPEGDPGALAPVRNAQALVQDEGSQLVARALTLAPLDGPDGGRWLDLCAGPGGKTALLAAIGTASGAAVTAVEPAPRRAEMVEQNTAGLSVEIVRADGRDPHLTPGFDRVLVDAPCTGLGALRRRPEARWRRQPGDVPPLAKLQRELLASAIRLTRPGGVVLYATCSPHLAETAGVVADALRKHPVTALDTRELFEPAADTGETTSVQLWPHRHGTDAMFAAAFRVTGPAIG from the coding sequence ATGACGCGTCCCGCCAGGAAGCGGCCGACCCGGCGCACACCGCTCGACCCGGCCCGCCGGGCCGCATTCGACGTGCTGCGCGCGGTCTCCGAGCAGGACGCCTACGCCAACCTCGCGCTGCCCGCGATCCTGCGCGACCGCCAGATCACCGGCCGGGACGCCGCGTTCGCCACGGAACTGACGTACGGCACCTGCCGCACCCGCGGCCTGCTCGACGCGGTCATCGCCGCGGCCGCGGGTCGCCCGGTGGACCGAATCGACCCGGTGTTGCTGGACCTGCTGCGGCTCGGCAGCTACCAACTTCTGCGCACCCGCGTCGACGACCACGCGGCTGTGTCGACCACGGTCGAGCAGGCCGGTATCGAATTCGACACCGCGCGTGCGGGTTTCGTCAACGGTGTGCTGCGGACCATCTCCCGCCGGGAGGCGGACGACTGGATCGCCGAGCTCGCCCCGCCCAGGGTGAGCGACCCGGTGGGGCACCTGGCGTTCGTGCACGCGCATCCGCGGTGGATCGCTCAGGCCTTCGCCGACGCGCTGGGCGCGCGCGCGAACGAACTGAGTGCCCTGCTCGATAGCGACAACGCCCGCCCCGAGGTCCACCTCGCCGCGCGTCCGGGTGTGCTCTCGGCCGTCGACCTCGCCGGGCAGGTCGGCGGCACGGTGGGCCGGTACTCGCCCTACGCGGTCTACCTGCCCGAGGGCGACCCGGGGGCGCTCGCGCCGGTGCGCAACGCCCAGGCGCTCGTCCAGGACGAGGGCAGCCAGCTCGTCGCCCGGGCGCTGACACTCGCACCGCTGGACGGCCCCGACGGCGGCAGGTGGCTGGATCTGTGCGCGGGTCCGGGCGGCAAGACCGCGCTCTTGGCGGCGATCGGGACCGCGAGCGGAGCGGCGGTCACGGCTGTGGAACCGGCTCCGCGGCGCGCCGAGATGGTGGAGCAGAACACCGCAGGACTGTCGGTCGAGATCGTCCGCGCCGACGGCCGCGACCCCCACCTGACACCGGGATTCGACCGGGTGCTGGTCGACGCGCCCTGCACGGGCCTCGGCGCGCTGCGCCGCCGGCCCGAGGCGCGCTGGCGCAGGCAGCCCGGCGACGTCCCGCCGCTGGCCAAACTGCAGCGCGAGCTGCTGGCCTCGGCGATCCGGCTCACCCGACCCGGGGGAGTGGTGCTCTATGCGACCTGCTCGCCGCACCTGGCCGAGACCGCCGGGGTGGTGGCCGACGCGCTGCGCAAACATCCGGTGACCGCGCTGGACACCCGCGAGCTGTTCGAACCGGCCGCCGACACCGGCGAGACCACATCGGTGCAGCTCTGGCCGCACCGGCACGGCACCGACGCGATGTTCGCCGCCGCCTTTCGCGTCACCGGCCCCGCGATAGGGTGA
- the fmt gene encoding methionyl-tRNA formyltransferase yields the protein MRLVFAGTPEPALPSLQRLIDSPRHHVVAVLTRPDAAAGRRGRPAPSPVAKLASEHAIPVLRPQRPNSEEFVGELAALAPDCCAVVAYGALLRDGLLAVPPHGWVNLHFSILPAWRGAAPVQAAIAAGDTLTGATTFQIEPSLDSGPVFGVVTETIRPTDTAGDLLDRLADTGAGLLEATMDGIQDGTLAAVPQPAEGVSVAPKVTVDDARIRWDLPAHVVDRRIRAVTPNPGAWTMIGDSRVKIGPVTLADGDNETLAPGQISAQKRHVRVGTGSHPVLLGTVQPPGKKPMNAADWARGARLQAGQAR from the coding sequence GTGCGTCTCGTCTTCGCCGGCACACCGGAACCGGCCCTGCCGTCCCTGCAGCGGCTCATCGACTCGCCGCGCCACCACGTGGTCGCGGTACTCACCCGGCCCGACGCCGCAGCAGGCCGGCGGGGCCGGCCCGCCCCGTCGCCGGTGGCGAAACTGGCGTCCGAACACGCCATCCCGGTGCTGCGCCCGCAGCGTCCGAACTCCGAGGAGTTCGTCGGCGAGCTGGCCGCGCTGGCCCCGGACTGCTGTGCGGTGGTGGCCTACGGGGCGTTGCTCCGGGATGGGCTGCTCGCCGTGCCCCCGCACGGCTGGGTGAACCTGCACTTCTCGATCCTGCCGGCCTGGCGGGGCGCGGCGCCCGTGCAGGCCGCGATCGCCGCGGGTGACACGCTGACCGGCGCCACCACCTTCCAGATCGAGCCGAGCCTGGACTCGGGCCCGGTGTTCGGCGTGGTCACCGAGACCATCCGGCCCACCGACACCGCGGGGGACCTGCTCGACCGGCTCGCCGACACCGGCGCCGGGCTGCTCGAAGCGACGATGGACGGCATCCAGGACGGCACGCTGGCCGCGGTGCCCCAGCCGGCCGAGGGCGTCAGCGTCGCGCCCAAAGTCACCGTCGACGACGCCCGCATCCGCTGGGACCTGCCCGCCCATGTGGTGGACCGCCGGATCCGGGCCGTCACGCCGAATCCGGGAGCGTGGACGATGATCGGTGATTCGCGCGTGAAGATCGGACCGGTGACCCTCGCCGATGGTGACAACGAAACCCTTGCGCCGGGGCAGATCTCGGCGCAGAAGCGTCACGTCCGCGTCGGCACCGGATCGCATCCCGTGCTGCTCGGCACGGTGCAGCCGCCGGGCAAGAAGCCGATGAACGCAGCGGACTGGGCGCGCGGCGCCCGCCTGCAGGCGGGGCAGGCCCGATGA
- a CDS encoding lysoplasmalogenase, with protein sequence MATTERPAATTQWRAPLWTAAAVVAAGYGCFLIATALRLPAGSELTGQFALQPAVKALTAVILAAAALRHPFARERHWLVAALVFSAAGDYLLAMPWWQPSFVLGLAAFLLAHLCFLAALAPLAVYSHVRIAAVAVVVAACAALLVWFWPRLVAEGMTVPVTLYIGVLGAMVGAALLAGLPTPWTALGAVCFAVSDAMIGISKFVLAPEHAEALAVPIWWAYATSLLLITAGLLFGRASVPSARPAV encoded by the coding sequence ATGGCGACGACCGAACGACCGGCCGCGACGACGCAGTGGCGCGCCCCCCTGTGGACGGCTGCGGCTGTGGTGGCCGCCGGCTACGGCTGCTTCCTGATCGCCACCGCACTGCGGCTGCCCGCCGGTTCGGAACTCACCGGGCAGTTCGCGCTGCAACCGGCGGTCAAGGCGCTGACGGCAGTGATCCTGGCCGCAGCGGCGCTGCGCCATCCCTTCGCGCGGGAGCGGCACTGGCTGGTGGCGGCCCTGGTGTTCTCCGCGGCCGGCGACTACCTGCTGGCCATGCCGTGGTGGCAGCCGTCGTTCGTGCTGGGGCTGGCCGCGTTCCTGCTCGCCCACCTCTGCTTCCTCGCCGCGCTGGCGCCCCTCGCCGTTTACTCGCACGTCCGGATCGCCGCGGTTGCAGTGGTTGTCGCGGCCTGCGCAGCGCTGCTGGTGTGGTTCTGGCCGCGGCTGGTCGCCGAGGGCATGACCGTGCCGGTGACGCTCTACATCGGCGTGCTCGGTGCGATGGTCGGCGCCGCGCTGCTGGCCGGGCTGCCGACCCCGTGGACGGCGCTGGGTGCGGTGTGCTTCGCGGTGTCGGACGCGATGATCGGCATCAGCAAGTTCGTGCTGGCGCCCGAGCACGCCGAGGCGCTGGCGGTGCCGATCTGGTGGGCCTACGCGACCTCGCTGCTGTTGATCACGGCCGGCCTTCTGTTCGGGCGGGCGTCTGTGCCCTCTGCTAGACCTGCGGTGTGA
- a CDS encoding primosomal protein N': MLTVPHLDRDFDYLVSADQSDDAQPGVRVKVRFHGRLVDAFILERRSDTDHVGKLGWLEKVVSPECVLTHDVRRLVDAVAARYAGTRADVLRLAVPPRHATVEKRPPPHLEPLTPAPVDAAGWSVYTGGERFVAALQDGRAARAIWQALPGESWPARLAEAAAVTVNSGRGVLAVVPDQRDVDRLHAAAVDRVDESRVVALSAGLGPAERYRRWLAVLRGDARLVIGTRSAVFAPVADLGLVVLWDDGDDSLAEPRAPYPHAREVAMLRAHQVRCAALIGGYARTAEAQALVVSGWAHDLTAPRQTVRARAPRVVALEDSAYAQERDPAARTARLPTMALDAARAALTRGAPVLVQVPRRGYVPALACARCRTIARCRHCTGPLSLPSRDAPGALCRWCGREDAALRCVRCGSDAVRAVVVGARRTAEELGRAFPGTTVITSGGDAVVESVPHRPAVVVATPGVEPVADEGYGAALLLDSWALLGRQDLRAAEDTLRRWMAAAALVRSRADGGLVAVVAESAIPTVQHLIRWDPVGHAEAELQSRTEVGLPPAAHIAAVDGAPLAVDALLDAADLPPQAELLGPVDLPVGARRPAGIAAEHPVNRMLVRVPRDAGLALAAALRKASAVQSARHDQEPVRVQIDPLHIG; encoded by the coding sequence ATGCTGACGGTGCCGCATCTGGATCGCGACTTCGACTACCTGGTGTCGGCCGACCAGTCCGACGACGCCCAGCCCGGGGTCCGGGTCAAGGTGCGGTTCCACGGTCGGCTGGTCGACGCATTCATCCTCGAAAGACGTTCGGACACAGACCATGTCGGCAAGCTCGGCTGGCTGGAGAAAGTGGTGTCTCCCGAGTGCGTGCTGACCCACGATGTCCGCCGGCTGGTCGACGCGGTGGCGGCTCGGTATGCCGGCACCCGCGCGGACGTGCTCCGGCTGGCCGTGCCGCCCCGGCACGCCACCGTGGAGAAGCGGCCCCCGCCGCACCTCGAGCCGCTGACGCCGGCCCCGGTGGACGCGGCCGGCTGGTCGGTCTACACCGGCGGTGAGCGATTCGTCGCGGCGCTGCAGGACGGACGCGCGGCCCGGGCGATATGGCAGGCGCTGCCCGGGGAGTCGTGGCCCGCGCGGCTGGCCGAGGCGGCCGCGGTGACCGTGAACTCGGGTCGCGGCGTGCTCGCCGTGGTACCGGACCAGCGCGATGTCGACCGGCTGCACGCGGCCGCGGTCGACCGGGTCGATGAGTCCCGCGTCGTGGCGTTGTCGGCCGGACTCGGCCCGGCCGAGCGTTACCGGCGGTGGCTGGCGGTGCTGCGCGGGGATGCGCGGCTGGTGATCGGCACCCGCAGCGCGGTCTTCGCGCCGGTGGCCGACCTCGGCCTGGTCGTGCTGTGGGACGACGGCGACGACTCGCTGGCCGAGCCACGCGCGCCGTACCCGCACGCCCGCGAGGTCGCGATGCTGCGTGCGCACCAGGTGCGCTGCGCCGCGCTGATCGGCGGATACGCCCGCACCGCCGAGGCGCAGGCGCTCGTCGTCAGCGGCTGGGCGCACGATCTGACCGCGCCGCGCCAGACGGTGCGGGCGCGCGCGCCCCGCGTCGTCGCGCTCGAGGACAGCGCCTACGCCCAGGAGCGCGATCCCGCGGCGCGGACCGCCCGGCTCCCCACGATGGCCCTCGACGCGGCCCGCGCGGCGCTCACCCGGGGCGCTCCCGTCCTGGTGCAGGTGCCCCGGCGCGGTTACGTGCCGGCCCTGGCGTGCGCGCGGTGCCGAACCATCGCGCGGTGCCGGCACTGCACGGGTCCGCTCTCGCTGCCCAGCCGCGACGCGCCCGGAGCGCTCTGCCGGTGGTGCGGCCGGGAGGACGCCGCCCTGCGCTGCGTCCGCTGCGGCTCCGACGCTGTGCGCGCGGTCGTCGTCGGTGCCCGGCGGACCGCCGAGGAACTCGGCCGGGCCTTCCCCGGGACGACGGTGATCACCTCCGGAGGGGATGCCGTGGTCGAGTCGGTGCCGCACCGGCCGGCGGTCGTGGTCGCCACACCGGGCGTCGAACCGGTCGCCGACGAAGGGTACGGCGCGGCGCTGCTGCTCGACAGCTGGGCGCTTCTGGGCCGGCAGGACCTGCGGGCCGCCGAGGACACCCTGCGCCGCTGGATGGCAGCGGCGGCGCTGGTCCGCTCCCGTGCCGACGGCGGCCTCGTCGCCGTCGTCGCGGAATCGGCGATCCCCACGGTGCAGCACCTCATCCGGTGGGATCCCGTCGGGCACGCCGAGGCCGAGCTGCAGTCGCGAACCGAGGTCGGGCTCCCGCCGGCCGCGCACATCGCCGCGGTGGACGGGGCGCCGCTGGCCGTCGATGCGTTGCTCGACGCGGCCGACCTGCCCCCGCAGGCCGAGCTGCTCGGGCCCGTCGACCTGCCGGTGGGCGCCCGCAGACCCGCCGGCATCGCAGCCGAGCATCCGGTGAACCGCATGCTCGTGCGGGTGCCCCGCGACGCGGGACTGGCCCTGGCTGCGGCGCTGCGCAAGGCCAGCGCGGTGCAGAGCGCGCGCCACGACCAGGAGCCGGTTCGCGTACAGATCGACCCTCTGCACATAGGCTGA
- the ribD gene encoding bifunctional diaminohydroxyphosphoribosylaminopyrimidine deaminase/5-amino-6-(5-phosphoribosylamino)uracil reductase RibD, with protein sequence MNLDAAMRAAIEHADKVKGKTYPNPPVGAVILDSGGEIAGVGATAPAGGPHAEVLALRRAGNRASGGTAVVTLEPCNHFGRTPPCVDALLAAGVAEVAFAVADPNPVAAGGAARLADAGVRVSAGVLAQAVTGGPLREWLHKQRTGMPHVTWKFATSVDGRSAAADGSSQWITSEAARADVHRRRAAADAIVVGTGTVFVDDPALTARLPDGSLADHQPLRVVVGRREISPDATVLNDDSRTMVIRTRDPHEVIKALSDRTDILLEGGPTLAGAFLRAGVIDRILAYVAPILLGGPITAVDDVGVLSIAQAQRWRFDGMDPVGPDVLLSLIPA encoded by the coding sequence GTGAACCTCGACGCCGCGATGCGGGCGGCCATCGAACACGCTGACAAGGTCAAGGGCAAAACGTATCCGAATCCCCCTGTGGGAGCGGTGATCCTGGACTCCGGCGGCGAGATCGCCGGCGTGGGGGCGACCGCTCCGGCCGGCGGGCCGCACGCCGAGGTGCTGGCCCTGCGGCGGGCCGGGAACCGGGCGTCCGGCGGCACCGCCGTGGTGACGCTGGAACCCTGCAATCACTTCGGGCGCACGCCGCCGTGCGTGGACGCTCTGCTGGCCGCCGGTGTCGCCGAGGTCGCCTTCGCGGTGGCCGACCCGAATCCGGTCGCGGCCGGGGGAGCGGCGCGGTTGGCTGACGCCGGGGTCCGGGTGAGTGCCGGCGTGCTGGCCCAGGCCGTCACCGGCGGGCCGCTGCGGGAGTGGCTGCACAAACAACGCACCGGAATGCCGCATGTGACATGGAAATTCGCGACGAGCGTGGATGGCCGAAGCGCCGCGGCCGACGGCAGCAGTCAGTGGATCACCAGTGAGGCGGCCCGCGCCGACGTGCACCGTCGCCGTGCGGCGGCCGACGCCATCGTCGTCGGTACCGGCACCGTCTTCGTCGACGATCCCGCGCTGACCGCCCGGCTGCCCGACGGCAGCCTGGCCGACCACCAGCCCCTGCGAGTGGTGGTGGGCCGGCGCGAGATCTCGCCCGACGCAACGGTTCTCAACGACGATTCGCGGACCATGGTGATCCGCACCCGCGACCCCCACGAGGTCATCAAGGCACTGTCGGATCGCACCGACATCCTTCTCGAGGGCGGTCCGACGCTAGCCGGCGCGTTCCTGCGGGCCGGGGTGATCGACCGGATCCTGGCCTACGTCGCCCCGATCCTGCTCGGCGGGCCGATCACCGCCGTCGACGACGTCGGCGTGCTCAGCATCGCGCAGGCCCAGCGGTGGCGTTTCGACGGGATGGACCCCGTCGGGCCCGACGTCCTGCTCAGCCTGATTCCCGCCTGA
- the rpe gene encoding ribulose-phosphate 3-epimerase produces the protein MPGQPARHVPLIAPSILAADFARLADEAAAVKGADWLHVDVMDNHFVPNLTLGMPVVESLLQVTDIPMDCHLMIDNPDRWAPPYAEAGAYNVTIHAEATDNPVGVARDIRAAGAKAGLAIKPGTPLEPYLEILREFDTLLVMSVEPGFGGQKFIGEVLPKVGTARRLVEAGELTILIEIDGGINADTIEAAAEAGVDCFVAGSAVYSAEDPAAAVRSLRERAATASRHLTL, from the coding sequence ATGCCAGGACAGCCCGCACGCCACGTTCCGCTGATCGCTCCGTCGATCCTGGCCGCCGATTTCGCCCGGCTCGCCGACGAGGCGGCCGCGGTGAAAGGCGCCGACTGGCTGCATGTCGACGTGATGGACAACCACTTCGTGCCCAACCTCACGCTCGGCATGCCGGTGGTGGAATCCCTGCTCCAGGTCACCGACATCCCGATGGATTGCCACCTGATGATCGACAACCCCGACCGCTGGGCCCCGCCGTACGCCGAAGCCGGCGCCTACAACGTCACCATCCACGCCGAGGCCACCGACAACCCGGTAGGAGTGGCCCGCGACATCCGCGCCGCGGGCGCGAAGGCGGGCCTGGCGATCAAGCCGGGCACGCCCCTGGAGCCTTACCTGGAGATCCTGCGGGAATTCGACACGCTGCTGGTCATGTCGGTGGAACCGGGCTTCGGCGGGCAGAAGTTCATCGGCGAGGTGCTGCCCAAGGTCGGGACGGCGCGCCGCCTCGTCGAGGCCGGTGAGCTGACGATCCTGATCGAGATCGACGGCGGCATCAACGCCGACACGATCGAGGCGGCCGCCGAGGCCGGCGTGGACTGCTTCGTCGCGGGGTCGGCCGTCTACAGCGCCGAGGACCCCGCCGCGGCCGTGCGGTCGCTGCGGGAACGCGCCGCGACCGCATCCCGACATCTGACGCTGTGA
- a CDS encoding DUF2207 domain-containing protein, which produces MSVGRAAKALLPLLLIACGLLWPLVFRGGSAAAPADDPVVIAHYGVDMTVDGAGDMTAVETITTEFYSTDRHGIFRYWDLANQNDSHIRQKPEVTSVLLDGAPVTYQMLWEDGRRFRVAKIGDPDRTLSDGTHVFEIRYTIPGVLEPGDAGAGKRFAASTATSSATPSVAQLTAPPSAAQSTAPPSAAQSTAPPSVFFWNVIAPSWNNRIRRADITVTLPGPVGAAQCSVGYGVGSPCGDLTVRGDRVELSASSLPPRTPVTLRAGIDVPTPARDSLFWTPAWDRVLGQSLDGVLWVAVLTVAFGVAAVLWFRSVLEKPPGFPLQYAPPPGLGPVQNEYIRTEAVPRHGLTATLFYLAERDLITLQQVNDKQWNIRGIAERNQWLGIDPVSLAVATRLKVTSRGAEFEAKKTVKSGEKLNKAKLDMRQAVEKWATDSGLMVARKKELWLRVANAASFVLMLCAFFLWGAPATMWALPFAVFFLLSAGSWRDGVGTRRTAAGRELCSRAGGFHRVLATDSAETRFDFAARKDLYVTYVPFAVAAGVAARWAKKYQEFTGSPAPQPEWYGTSDTSSTRWGAAGGTGDTDFDSFESALSSSIGAYTASQSSSSSSSGGGGGFSSGGGGGGGGGGGGGSW; this is translated from the coding sequence ATGTCCGTCGGGCGTGCGGCCAAGGCGCTGCTCCCGCTGCTGCTGATCGCGTGTGGACTGTTGTGGCCCTTGGTATTTCGTGGCGGCTCCGCGGCCGCGCCCGCCGACGACCCGGTGGTGATCGCGCACTACGGCGTCGACATGACCGTCGACGGCGCCGGCGACATGACCGCGGTGGAGACGATCACCACCGAGTTCTACAGCACCGACCGCCACGGCATCTTCCGGTACTGGGATCTGGCCAACCAGAACGACTCCCACATCCGGCAGAAGCCGGAGGTGACGTCCGTCCTCCTCGACGGAGCGCCGGTGACCTATCAGATGCTGTGGGAGGACGGCAGGCGGTTCCGGGTGGCCAAGATCGGCGACCCGGACCGGACCTTGAGCGACGGCACGCACGTGTTCGAGATCCGCTACACCATTCCCGGCGTGCTCGAGCCCGGGGACGCGGGCGCCGGCAAGCGTTTCGCGGCCAGCACCGCAACGTCCAGCGCCACCCCCTCGGTAGCCCAATTGACGGCTCCGCCGTCGGCAGCCCAATCGACGGCTCCGCCGTCTGCAGCCCAATCGACGGCTCCGCCGTCGGTCTTCTTCTGGAACGTCATCGCCCCCTCCTGGAACAACCGCATCCGGCGAGCCGACATCACCGTCACACTGCCCGGTCCGGTCGGCGCCGCGCAGTGCTCGGTCGGCTACGGCGTCGGCAGCCCCTGCGGCGATCTGACCGTCCGCGGCGACCGCGTCGAGCTCTCGGCGTCGTCGCTGCCGCCGCGGACACCGGTGACACTGAGGGCCGGAATCGACGTGCCGACGCCCGCTCGCGACAGCCTTTTCTGGACTCCCGCGTGGGACCGCGTTCTCGGGCAGTCACTCGACGGCGTGCTGTGGGTGGCCGTGCTGACCGTGGCGTTCGGGGTCGCCGCAGTGCTGTGGTTCCGCTCCGTGCTCGAGAAGCCCCCCGGTTTCCCGCTGCAGTACGCGCCGCCTCCGGGGCTCGGGCCGGTGCAGAACGAATACATCCGCACCGAAGCAGTGCCCAGGCACGGGCTCACCGCCACGCTGTTCTACCTCGCCGAGCGCGACCTCATCACGCTGCAGCAGGTCAACGACAAGCAGTGGAACATCCGTGGCATCGCCGAGCGCAACCAGTGGCTCGGGATCGACCCGGTCAGCCTCGCGGTCGCGACCCGACTCAAGGTGACCAGCCGCGGCGCCGAGTTCGAAGCCAAGAAGACCGTCAAGTCCGGCGAGAAGCTGAACAAGGCCAAACTGGACATGCGCCAGGCCGTCGAGAAGTGGGCGACCGACTCCGGGCTGATGGTGGCGCGCAAGAAGGAGTTGTGGCTGCGGGTCGCCAACGCGGCATCGTTCGTCCTGATGTTGTGCGCCTTCTTCCTCTGGGGTGCGCCCGCCACGATGTGGGCACTGCCGTTCGCGGTGTTCTTCCTGCTGTCGGCCGGGTCGTGGCGCGATGGCGTCGGCACCAGGCGCACCGCGGCAGGCCGCGAATTGTGTTCGCGGGCAGGCGGTTTCCACCGCGTGCTGGCCACCGACTCGGCTGAGACGCGGTTCGACTTCGCGGCCCGCAAGGACCTCTACGTCACCTACGTGCCCTTCGCGGTGGCGGCCGGCGTCGCCGCCCGGTGGGCGAAGAAATACCAGGAATTCACGGGAAGCCCTGCGCCGCAACCGGAGTGGTACGGAACCTCGGACACGTCGTCGACCCGGTGGGGAGCCGCCGGCGGGACGGGCGATACGGACTTCGACAGTTTCGAATCGGCGCTGTCGTCATCGATCGGCGCCTACACCGCGTCGCAGTCGTCCTCCTCGTCGTCGTCCGGCGGGGGCGGCGGATTCTCCAGCGGCGGGGGCGGTGGCGGTGGCGGCGGAGGAGGAGGCGGATCGTGGTGA